The Desulfomicrobium apsheronum genome has a window encoding:
- a CDS encoding 4Fe-4S dicluster domain-containing protein, translated as MKKQYAFLVDSDKCIGCFTCAMACRNYYHQEKGVVWRHVYPLNEEIYPHRERAFFSLACNHCENPACLNVCPVEAYTKREDGVVVHHQEKCIGCGNCIRSCPYGAPVYNPVEKRAEKCSFCHERLDAGLLPACVQSCPTGALKLVDLATMEPGNHVQFPPGFPKNDKVNSSTRFIMPKVPTMVRR; from the coding sequence ATGAAGAAACAATATGCCTTTCTGGTCGATTCGGACAAATGCATCGGATGCTTCACATGCGCCATGGCCTGTCGCAACTATTACCATCAGGAAAAGGGCGTTGTGTGGCGGCACGTCTACCCGCTCAATGAAGAGATATACCCGCACCGGGAGCGGGCCTTCTTCTCGCTGGCCTGCAACCATTGCGAAAATCCGGCCTGCCTGAACGTCTGCCCGGTGGAAGCATACACCAAGCGCGAGGACGGGGTCGTCGTCCACCATCAGGAAAAATGCATCGGCTGCGGAAACTGCATCCGCTCATGTCCTTACGGCGCGCCGGTGTACAACCCCGTGGAAAAACGCGCGGAAAAATGCAGTTTCTGCCACGAACGGCTTGATGCGGGACTCTTGCCTGCCTGCGTGCAAAGCTGCCCGACAGGCGCGCTCAAACTGGTGGATCTGGCCACAATGGAACCCGGAAACCATGTCCAGTTCCCTCCCGGATTTCCGAAAAACGACAAGGTGAACTCCTCCACACGGTTCATCATGCCCAAAGTTCCGACAATGGTAAGGAGGTAG
- a CDS encoding ABC transporter ATP-binding protein translates to MNDSIIKAQGLTKTYGQGASLTQALRGVDLEIARGGLTCIVGPSGHGKSTLMHLLGGLDRPSSGRVELDGQDMFELRDGELAALRSRKIGFVFQFFNLLQSLTARENVETALMLAAASEARQKERAEELLALVGLSDKINAKPGQLSGGQQQRVAIARALANDPPVLLMDEPTGNLDSAAEAEVLGVLEDLVQKGKTVILVTHSADIAARADTLVRVRDGVICHG, encoded by the coding sequence ATGAATGATTCAATCATTAAGGCCCAGGGCCTGACCAAGACCTATGGCCAGGGCGCAAGCCTGACCCAGGCCCTGCGCGGCGTGGACCTTGAAATCGCGCGTGGCGGGCTGACCTGCATCGTCGGCCCCTCGGGGCACGGCAAATCGACGCTCATGCATCTTCTGGGGGGGCTGGACCGTCCCAGCAGCGGGCGGGTCGAACTCGACGGGCAGGACATGTTCGAGCTTCGCGACGGCGAGCTGGCTGCATTGCGCTCGCGCAAGATCGGGTTCGTGTTCCAGTTTTTCAACCTTCTGCAGAGCCTCACTGCTCGGGAAAACGTGGAGACGGCCCTGATGCTGGCCGCCGCGTCCGAGGCCCGGCAAAAAGAGCGGGCCGAGGAACTGCTGGCGCTGGTCGGGCTCTCGGACAAGATAAATGCCAAGCCGGGGCAGCTCTCCGGGGGGCAGCAGCAGCGCGTAGCCATCGCTCGGGCCCTGGCCAACGACCCTCCGGTCCTGCTCATGGACGAACCCACGGGAAATCTGGACTCGGCGGCGGAGGCGGAGGTGCTGGGCGTGCTTGAAGATCTCGTTCAAAAGGGCAAGACCGTCATCCTGGTCACGCACAGCGCCGACATCGCCGCCCGGGCCGACACCCTGGTGCGGGTGCGCGACGGCGTCATCTGTCACGGCTGA
- a CDS encoding ABC transporter permease — MTPTKLVFKNIVRRRGRFVFTLLGIVIGMASFVTFVALGGSLTAQIKKESAALGANLVVTPKGSCAFEQVSILTGEQLPTTITAEEVTAIRAIPGMTAIPFLAERSAIQNRPVSVLGVPTGESLPFKGWRVADGRYFEAPDEHGALLGSVVAGQFALQPGAEVTIRGTQLPVLGVLEETGGKDDLTVFLPLPVAQTLYDQKDRVSYVAVRVDRLEEVDAYALKIKEVVSLGVVSDKQMLASVLSIVGTVSVTLQLIAAVAVLAAAFGIVNTMMTATYERKREIGILQAMGATRGTIFRLFLLESGIYGLLGGIGGAALGLVASMLATPLISQNAASSFVKGAQGGVDPLMLAGAVLFSTLIAMLSGLYPAWRASRLSPVEAISYE; from the coding sequence ATGACCCCGACCAAACTCGTCTTCAAGAACATCGTCCGCCGCCGGGGACGGTTCGTCTTCACCCTGCTGGGCATCGTCATAGGCATGGCTTCTTTTGTCACCTTCGTGGCGCTGGGCGGAAGCCTCACGGCGCAGATCAAAAAGGAATCCGCCGCCCTGGGCGCTAACCTGGTCGTCACTCCCAAGGGCAGCTGCGCCTTCGAGCAGGTCTCGATCCTGACCGGTGAACAGCTGCCGACCACCATCACCGCAGAAGAGGTCACGGCCATCCGCGCAATCCCCGGTATGACGGCCATCCCGTTCCTGGCCGAGCGTTCGGCCATCCAGAACCGTCCGGTATCCGTGCTGGGCGTTCCGACCGGCGAGTCCCTGCCGTTCAAGGGCTGGCGTGTCGCGGACGGACGTTATTTCGAAGCCCCTGACGAGCACGGAGCGTTGCTCGGCTCGGTCGTGGCCGGGCAGTTCGCTCTGCAACCTGGCGCGGAAGTGACCATCCGGGGGACGCAATTGCCGGTGCTCGGAGTGCTGGAAGAGACGGGAGGCAAGGACGACCTGACCGTGTTCCTGCCCCTGCCGGTGGCGCAGACGCTGTACGATCAGAAGGACCGCGTCTCGTACGTGGCGGTGCGGGTGGACCGCCTGGAAGAGGTCGATGCCTATGCTCTCAAGATCAAGGAAGTGGTGAGCCTGGGCGTGGTCTCGGACAAGCAGATGCTGGCCTCGGTCCTGTCCATCGTGGGCACGGTGAGCGTGACCCTGCAGCTCATCGCGGCGGTGGCCGTGCTGGCGGCGGCCTTCGGGATCGTCAACACCATGATGACCGCGACCTACGAGCGCAAGCGCGAGATCGGCATTCTGCAGGCCATGGGCGCGACCAGAGGGACGATCTTTCGCCTCTTCCTGCTCGAATCCGGGATCTACGGACTGCTGGGCGGCATCGGCGGGGCCGCGCTGGGCCTGGTGGCGTCCATGCTCGCGACCCCGCTCATCAGCCAGAACGCGGCATCGTCTTTCGTCAAGGGCGCACAGGGCGGGGTCGATCCGCTCATGCTGGCCGGGGCCGTGCTCTTTTCGACGCTCATCGCCATGCTCTCCGGGCTCTATCCCGCCTGGCGCGCATCCAGACTTTCACCGGTGGAGGCCATCAGCTATGAATGA
- a CDS encoding F0F1 ATP synthase subunit gamma, giving the protein MSETAVGLRRKIRSAGDLHSVVRAMKAMASSNIVRYEQAVQALEEYAQSVNLGLGLALREAGRQLAANAEGRAGGGRAMGVIVLGSDQGLVGQFNEAVAEQAQKFLADLPQTPVVWAMGERVQGFLQEADLDVAGLFPAPNTVEAITPLIGRILAEIESRLGYDAQVHLFHNCQNASTQCVPRHLQLLPLDRGWRQRYDSMAWPTKSLPEIAGDPERTLRALVREYVFVSLFRACAESLAGENASRLAAMQRAEKNIEELLADMSGAFHRLRQAGIDAELFDVIAGFEALSREGPRS; this is encoded by the coding sequence ATGAGCGAAACCGCTGTAGGTCTGCGCCGCAAAATTCGCAGTGCCGGCGACCTGCATTCCGTGGTCCGGGCCATGAAGGCCATGGCTTCGTCCAATATCGTCCGCTACGAGCAGGCGGTCCAAGCCCTGGAGGAGTACGCCCAAAGCGTGAATCTGGGGCTGGGTCTGGCGCTGCGCGAAGCGGGGCGACAGCTTGCCGCCAATGCGGAAGGCAGGGCCGGTGGCGGAAGGGCGATGGGCGTGATCGTGCTCGGCTCGGACCAAGGCCTGGTGGGGCAGTTCAACGAGGCCGTGGCCGAACAGGCCCAAAAATTTCTGGCGGATCTGCCGCAGACTCCCGTTGTCTGGGCTATGGGCGAGCGGGTTCAGGGTTTTCTGCAGGAGGCGGATCTGGATGTCGCCGGGCTGTTCCCGGCGCCGAACACGGTGGAGGCCATCACCCCGCTCATTGGGCGCATCCTGGCCGAAATCGAGTCCCGGCTCGGCTATGACGCGCAGGTGCATCTTTTTCATAACTGCCAAAACGCCAGCACGCAGTGTGTTCCCCGTCACCTGCAGCTGCTGCCCCTGGATAGGGGGTGGCGGCAGCGCTACGACAGTATGGCCTGGCCCACAAAAAGCCTGCCGGAGATAGCGGGCGATCCAGAGCGCACTCTGCGCGCATTGGTGCGTGAATATGTTTTCGTGTCCCTTTTCCGGGCCTGCGCCGAATCCCTGGCCGGAGAGAACGCGAGCCGCCTGGCGGCCATGCAGCGGGCGGAGAAGAACATCGAGGAACTGCTGGCCGACATGTCCGGGGCTTTCCACCGCCTGCGCCAGGCCGGGATCGACGCGGAGCTTTTCGATGTCATCGCGGGCTTCGAAGCCTTGAGTCGGGAAGGGCCGCGCTCATGA
- a CDS encoding PAS domain-containing hybrid sensor histidine kinase/response regulator, with amino-acid sequence MQNNNPKRPRSGRFFDDMRLAENFGSIRFRLVVLVGIGLFVMIVGAMALTSMSMIKKRVVHDIERTLRSSLRIASNSFELWVNQRSAQTGQLGHAPELGNITQALARIEPRGDMLLACLAQQEARNFFSSAHMFPCSGFAIVSLDSVTLASSDTTEVGAKPAFLANAPDVMKKILEGQTQVIFPRLPEDGAIRSEALEILFAGPVISLDGRVLAALFLRLTPGADLTASMFDTADDSSLEAFAFNDQGLLMTGSRFNSRLRGSGLPGEDGQGVLTSVLRDPDQNQIVPNPASSINSAALAKSAAGAIRLGQALSGTPGENTESVIESDVTGYKSYRDAKVFGAWLWNHRLNLGMAAEIDMDEALHDFHFLRASAFGILGITLFLAAGSTLLVLGIGQRTSRTWAKVRDDLEDIVEERTAELKAGEEQLRAIIDNLPSMVILKVRDGRHLMINACYEQATGFSAETVLGRRNDEFMQREVAERIMAEDRTVLESGRPGQFEKQVPHPDGTQHIYLTTKVPLHDEQGAPFALIVLATDITTCKKLEREALEAKVHAEEATRVKSDFLANMSHEIRTPMNAILGMSHLALQTDLTPKQRDYLSKIDGASKALLRIINDILDFSRIEAGKLDIENTEFNLDDVVDNLAAMLVVKVEEKGLELLFRIDPKIPRCLVGDPLRLGQILLNLTDNAVKFTEQGEIVVAATLLEKSADNALIRFSVQDSGIGLSSEQQEKLFQPFTQADTSTTRKFGGTGLGLAISKRLASLMGGDIGVDSAPDRGSTFWFTIRTGLHDREKAPWRMPVDDLKDMRKKPATGRGVSREKIRGARILLAEDNVISQQVAREILEGEGLEVIVAGDGREAVRLATEQRFDLILMDIQMPGMDGFEATARLRAMPEFKDMPILGMTNHAMAKDRRKSLDMGMNDHITKPFDPAELFSALTRWIDPARLESGRHEEADRKDRQGTHE; translated from the coding sequence ATGCAGAACAACAACCCAAAGCGCCCCCGTTCCGGCAGGTTTTTCGATGACATGAGGCTGGCCGAAAATTTCGGTTCCATCCGCTTCCGGCTCGTGGTGCTCGTCGGCATCGGTCTTTTTGTCATGATTGTCGGCGCCATGGCGCTCACTTCCATGTCCATGATCAAAAAGCGGGTTGTCCACGACATCGAAAGAACCCTGCGCTCCAGCCTGCGCATCGCCAGCAATTCCTTTGAACTCTGGGTGAACCAGCGCTCGGCCCAGACCGGACAGCTCGGACACGCCCCGGAACTCGGAAACATCACGCAAGCGCTGGCGCGAATCGAGCCCAGGGGCGACATGCTCCTGGCGTGCTTGGCCCAGCAGGAAGCGAGAAACTTTTTTTCATCCGCGCACATGTTTCCCTGCAGCGGCTTCGCCATCGTCAGCCTCGACTCAGTGACCCTCGCGTCGAGCGACACGACCGAGGTGGGCGCAAAACCGGCATTCCTCGCCAACGCCCCGGACGTCATGAAGAAAATACTTGAAGGGCAAACCCAGGTCATCTTTCCACGGCTTCCCGAAGACGGCGCAATTAGGTCCGAAGCGCTGGAGATTCTCTTCGCCGGACCGGTCATCAGCCTTGACGGCAGGGTGCTCGCGGCCCTCTTTCTGCGCCTGACCCCCGGAGCCGATCTGACGGCATCGATGTTCGACACGGCCGATGATTCTTCCCTGGAGGCGTTCGCCTTCAACGATCAAGGACTGCTCATGACCGGCAGCCGCTTCAACAGTCGGCTGCGCGGCAGCGGCCTGCCCGGGGAAGACGGGCAAGGCGTCCTGACGAGCGTGCTTCGTGATCCGGACCAGAATCAGATCGTCCCGAATCCGGCAAGTTCCATCAACTCAGCGGCCCTGGCAAAATCAGCGGCCGGAGCCATTCGTCTTGGCCAGGCACTTTCCGGGACACCCGGCGAGAACACGGAATCCGTCATCGAATCCGACGTCACCGGCTACAAAAGCTACCGGGACGCAAAGGTCTTCGGGGCCTGGCTCTGGAATCACAGGCTGAATCTGGGAATGGCTGCCGAAATCGACATGGACGAGGCCCTGCACGACTTTCATTTCTTAAGGGCCTCGGCCTTCGGCATACTCGGCATCACGCTCTTTCTCGCCGCAGGTTCGACTCTGCTGGTCCTGGGCATTGGCCAACGCACCAGCAGGACCTGGGCAAAGGTCAGGGACGACCTCGAGGACATCGTCGAGGAGCGCACGGCCGAACTGAAGGCCGGCGAGGAGCAGTTGCGGGCCATCATCGACAATCTCCCGAGCATGGTCATCCTGAAAGTCAGGGACGGCCGCCATCTCATGATCAACGCCTGCTACGAGCAGGCCACCGGGTTTTCCGCCGAAACGGTCCTTGGGCGCAGGAACGACGAATTCATGCAGCGCGAAGTCGCCGAGAGAATCATGGCCGAGGACCGGACAGTCCTCGAATCCGGCAGGCCCGGCCAATTCGAGAAACAGGTCCCGCATCCCGACGGCACCCAGCACATCTATCTGACCACCAAGGTGCCTCTGCACGATGAACAAGGGGCCCCGTTTGCCCTCATCGTCCTGGCCACGGACATCACCACGTGCAAAAAGCTTGAAAGAGAGGCCCTGGAAGCCAAGGTACACGCCGAGGAGGCCACCAGAGTCAAATCGGACTTTCTGGCCAACATGAGCCATGAGATCCGCACTCCCATGAACGCCATCCTCGGCATGAGCCATCTGGCGCTGCAGACCGACCTGACTCCCAAGCAGCGGGACTACCTGTCCAAGATCGACGGCGCTTCCAAGGCCCTGCTGCGCATAATCAACGACATCCTCGACTTCTCCAGGATCGAGGCCGGAAAACTCGACATCGAGAACACTGAATTCAACCTGGACGATGTCGTCGACAACCTGGCCGCAATGCTGGTCGTCAAGGTCGAGGAAAAGGGCCTTGAGTTGCTCTTTCGCATTGACCCCAAGATCCCGCGCTGCCTCGTGGGCGACCCTCTGCGCCTGGGTCAGATTCTGCTCAACCTCACCGACAATGCCGTCAAATTCACCGAGCAGGGTGAAATCGTCGTGGCCGCGACGCTCCTCGAAAAGAGCGCCGACAACGCGCTCATCCGCTTCAGCGTGCAGGACTCGGGCATTGGACTATCAAGCGAGCAGCAGGAAAAGCTTTTCCAGCCCTTCACCCAGGCCGACACCTCCACGACCCGCAAATTCGGCGGAACCGGCTTAGGGTTGGCCATCAGCAAACGCCTGGCCAGTCTCATGGGCGGAGACATCGGCGTGGACAGCGCGCCGGACCGTGGAAGCACCTTCTGGTTCACCATCCGGACCGGCCTGCACGACAGGGAAAAAGCGCCCTGGCGAATGCCGGTCGACGATCTCAAGGACATGCGCAAGAAGCCGGCTACCGGCCGTGGCGTAAGTCGCGAGAAAATCCGGGGAGCGCGCATCCTGTTGGCCGAGGACAATGTCATAAGTCAGCAGGTCGCCCGCGAAATCCTGGAAGGCGAAGGTCTGGAGGTCATCGTTGCCGGAGACGGGCGCGAGGCCGTGCGGCTCGCCACGGAGCAGCGCTTCGACCTGATCCTCATGGACATCCAGATGCCCGGAATGGACGGCTTCGAAGCCACGGCGCGGCTGCGGGCCATGCCTGAATTCAAGGACATGCCCATTTTGGGCATGACGAACCACGCCATGGCCAAGGACAGACGCAAAAGTCTGGACATGGGCATGAACGACCACATCACCAAGCCCTTCGACCCCGCAGAGCTCTTCTCGGCCCTGACGCGCTGGATCGATCCCGCGCGCTTGGAGTCCGGACGGCACGAAGAAGCGGACCGGAAAGATCGCCAAGGCACCCATGAATGA
- a CDS encoding F0F1 ATP synthase subunit C — translation MDSMTLIAVASIITAGLTTGIGCLGPALGEGRAVAQALTALAQQPDASMTITRTLFVGVAMIESTAIYCFVLSMILLFANPFWTHAVGQAAGQ, via the coding sequence ATGGACAGCATGACCCTCATCGCCGTAGCCTCCATCATCACCGCCGGCCTGACCACGGGTATCGGCTGCCTGGGTCCGGCCCTGGGCGAGGGGCGGGCCGTGGCCCAGGCCTTGACCGCCCTGGCGCAGCAGCCCGACGCCTCCATGACCATCACCCGCACCCTTTTTGTCGGCGTGGCCATGATCGAGTCCACGGCCATCTACTGCTTTGTGCTCTCCATGATCCTGCTCTTCGCCAATCCGTTCTGGACCCATGCCGTCGGGCAGGCAGCGGGGCAGTAG
- a CDS encoding dimethyl sulfoxide reductase anchor subunit family protein has product MQSMELPLVLFTVLSQAAIGLVLMNAVRLHAGPGGGNDRKEWTLAAALMGVGIAASLFHLGHPLESYRALAHLEKAWLSREVLAAGIFFALAALAAFTGREKGSPVLVWAAVLAGLSALLASGMTYAPPALPAVNNALPTVFFLISAVVLGAGFASWFAATGSQPLLARILVTALVVGLVVRLTVPCAWLSGSEIMRQTGMAWLGAPLYWAHIALMAACLGVLWKKRTIPVWLPILALAGELAGRAVFFSETIHTAVNIGAPY; this is encoded by the coding sequence ATGCAATCCATGGAATTACCACTGGTCCTCTTTACGGTGCTCTCGCAGGCCGCCATCGGCCTCGTTCTCATGAACGCCGTACGTCTTCACGCGGGCCCCGGCGGAGGCAACGACCGCAAGGAATGGACGCTGGCCGCGGCCTTGATGGGGGTGGGCATCGCGGCCTCCCTCTTTCACCTCGGTCATCCTCTTGAATCGTACCGCGCTCTTGCGCATCTTGAAAAGGCGTGGCTCAGCCGCGAGGTGCTCGCGGCGGGGATCTTTTTCGCGCTGGCGGCCCTTGCCGCGTTCACGGGACGTGAAAAAGGCTCGCCCGTGCTGGTCTGGGCGGCTGTCCTGGCCGGACTGTCGGCACTTTTGGCCTCGGGCATGACCTATGCCCCTCCCGCGCTGCCGGCGGTGAACAACGCCCTACCCACGGTCTTCTTCCTGATCTCCGCCGTGGTCCTTGGCGCCGGCTTCGCAAGCTGGTTCGCCGCGACGGGCAGCCAGCCATTGCTGGCGCGCATCCTGGTCACGGCCCTGGTTGTCGGTCTGGTCGTGCGTCTCACCGTCCCCTGCGCCTGGCTCTCCGGCTCGGAGATCATGCGCCAGACGGGCATGGCCTGGCTCGGCGCTCCGCTGTACTGGGCCCACATCGCGCTCATGGCGGCCTGCCTCGGCGTGCTCTGGAAGAAGCGCACAATCCCGGTCTGGCTCCCCATCCTGGCCCTGGCAGGCGAACTGGCGGGACGGGCGGTGTTCTTCTCCGAGACAATCCACACGGCCGTCAATATCGGCGCTCCCTACTGA
- a CDS encoding tetratricopeptide repeat protein — protein sequence MAKSSAKQQVGKKNNALVYGIVILMAGALIGVAFSTAFHSTKGQGSAPVQSQGNDMLGQIKIYSDRVALNPQDVNAWITLGNLYFDTGQPAKSVEAYSRSLEISPGNPNVLTDMGVMHRSLGEFQKALDAFAKAIAVDPGHETARMNTGIVLLYDLGDKEGAIAAWQDLVRVNPRAVNANGTPIADILREMTGQAPGTGGGQKLLAPLGNPAN from the coding sequence ATGGCGAAATCATCGGCAAAACAGCAGGTCGGCAAAAAAAACAATGCCCTGGTTTACGGAATCGTGATCCTGATGGCCGGGGCGCTCATTGGCGTGGCCTTCAGCACGGCCTTCCACTCCACCAAGGGGCAGGGTTCCGCCCCGGTCCAGTCCCAGGGCAATGACATGCTTGGCCAGATCAAGATCTATTCCGACCGCGTGGCCCTGAACCCGCAGGACGTGAACGCCTGGATCACTCTTGGCAACCTCTACTTCGACACGGGCCAGCCCGCCAAGTCCGTCGAGGCCTACAGCCGGTCTCTTGAGATCAGTCCGGGCAACCCCAACGTGCTGACGGACATGGGCGTCATGCATCGCTCTTTGGGCGAATTCCAGAAGGCCCTGGACGCCTTCGCCAAGGCCATCGCCGTGGACCCCGGGCATGAGACGGCGCGCATGAACACCGGCATCGTGCTGCTCTACGACCTCGGCGACAAGGAAGGTGCCATCGCGGCCTGGCAGGATCTGGTGCGTGTCAATCCACGGGCCGTGAACGCCAACGGCACGCCCATCGCGGACATCCTGCGTGAGATGACCGGTCAGGCACCGGGCACCGGCGGCGGCCAGAAGCTCCTCGCGCCACTGGGCAACCCCGCCAACTGA
- a CDS encoding alternate F1F0 ATPase, F1 subunit alpha, whose translation MTCSLAGTLDRTFRNLRKAREDFVPTHDAREIGNIISVSPGIARVSGLPGVEFEEMLAFPGRIFGIAFNLDADEIGVVLLGDHGHLRAGDTVERTGRVMDVPVGDLLLGRVIDPLGLPLDNQGPLVSEKRLPIERPAPPIMDRAPVTEPLLTGIKVVDALIPIGRGQRELILGDRQTGKSAIALDAILNQHDKNVVCVYCTIGQRAAATAKAVAMLKEKGAMRYTVVVVAEGGDPPGMSYIAPYAATSIAEHFMEQGRDVLIVYDDLTHHARSYRELSLLLRRPPGREAFPGDIFYIHSRLLERATHLRPERGGGSLTALPVIETEAQNMAAYIPTNLISITDGQISLSPTLFHLGVLPAVDVGTSVSRVGGKAQRAAYRAVAGDLKLAYAQFEELETFARFGARLDDASLETLEHGRRLRACLRQPEFAPVPLPEQLAVLLALTSGLFRAVPLLRMAEAEQAVRQAVTSVSGTMLERLEHEGLADDDRTTLVRMARQALLDAGLTQS comes from the coding sequence ATGACCTGTTCCCTCGCCGGCACCCTGGACAGGACCTTTCGGAATCTGCGCAAGGCTCGCGAGGATTTTGTCCCGACGCACGATGCGCGGGAGATCGGCAATATCATCAGCGTCTCTCCGGGCATTGCGCGGGTGTCGGGGCTGCCCGGCGTTGAATTCGAGGAGATGCTGGCCTTTCCGGGACGGATTTTCGGCATCGCCTTCAACCTGGACGCAGACGAGATCGGCGTGGTGCTCCTTGGCGATCACGGGCACCTGCGCGCGGGCGACACAGTGGAGCGTACGGGGCGGGTCATGGACGTGCCCGTGGGCGACTTGCTACTGGGACGGGTCATCGACCCGCTCGGTCTCCCCCTGGACAACCAGGGGCCGCTGGTAAGCGAAAAGCGCCTGCCCATCGAACGTCCGGCTCCGCCCATCATGGATCGCGCACCGGTGACCGAGCCGCTCTTGACCGGCATCAAGGTCGTCGATGCTCTCATCCCCATCGGACGCGGTCAGCGCGAGCTGATCCTTGGCGATCGCCAGACCGGCAAGTCGGCCATCGCCCTCGACGCCATCCTGAACCAGCACGACAAGAACGTCGTCTGCGTCTATTGCACCATTGGGCAGCGCGCCGCGGCCACGGCCAAGGCAGTGGCCATGCTGAAGGAAAAGGGGGCCATGCGCTACACGGTGGTGGTCGTGGCCGAAGGCGGCGATCCGCCGGGCATGTCCTACATCGCGCCCTACGCGGCCACCAGCATTGCCGAGCACTTCATGGAACAGGGCCGCGACGTGCTCATCGTCTACGACGACCTGACCCATCACGCCCGGTCCTACCGCGAACTGTCCCTGCTGCTGCGCAGGCCTCCGGGGCGCGAGGCCTTTCCCGGCGACATCTTCTACATCCATTCGCGGCTGCTGGAGCGGGCCACGCACCTGCGTCCGGAACGCGGGGGCGGGTCCCTCACGGCCCTGCCCGTCATCGAGACCGAGGCCCAGAATATGGCCGCCTACATTCCCACCAACCTTATCTCCATCACCGACGGGCAGATCAGCCTCTCGCCCACGCTGTTTCATCTGGGCGTGCTGCCGGCCGTGGATGTCGGCACGTCGGTCTCGCGGGTAGGCGGAAAGGCCCAGCGCGCAGCTTACCGCGCGGTGGCCGGGGACCTGAAGCTGGCCTACGCCCAGTTCGAGGAATTGGAGACTTTTGCCCGTTTCGGGGCGCGCCTCGATGACGCCAGCCTCGAAACCTTGGAGCATGGACGGCGTCTTCGGGCCTGCCTGCGGCAACCGGAGTTCGCCCCTGTGCCCTTGCCGGAGCAGCTGGCCGTACTTCTGGCCCTGACCTCTGGGCTGTTCCGCGCTGTCCCGCTTTTGCGCATGGCCGAAGCCGAGCAGGCCGTGCGTCAGGCTGTGACTTCGGTATCCGGGACCATGCTGGAGCGTCTGGAGCATGAAGGTCTGGCGGATGATGACCGGACCACTCTGGTCCGCATGGCCCGGCAGGCGCTACTCGACGCGGGGCTGACCCAGTCATGA
- a CDS encoding F0F1 ATP synthase subunit delta: MLIDWFTVGAQVVNFLVLVWLMKRFLYKPILGAIDAREERIVKELADGERMQAEAAREREEFKRQKKALEDTREEFLETARNEARDERQKLLGQAREDAEAERVRQGEALKRDRDCLLDEIARRTREETYAIARKTLSDLAGASFDERAGQVFADRVRSMDEPSRSDLIADAKSGPLRVRSAFELSEESRATVRSALEEVLEGSAKVHFEIDPDLIGGVEILTGNRKISWSIEEYLTRMQKSMDELFSASEAAAPADDGRGA, from the coding sequence ATGCTCATCGACTGGTTCACCGTCGGCGCGCAGGTCGTCAATTTTCTCGTCCTGGTGTGGCTCATGAAGCGCTTTCTGTACAAGCCGATCCTTGGCGCCATCGACGCCCGCGAGGAGCGCATCGTCAAGGAGCTGGCCGATGGCGAGCGGATGCAGGCCGAAGCCGCCCGGGAGCGGGAGGAATTTAAGCGTCAAAAAAAGGCATTGGAAGACACCCGCGAGGAGTTTCTGGAAACGGCCAGGAATGAAGCCAGAGACGAACGACAGAAGCTCCTGGGCCAGGCGCGGGAGGATGCCGAAGCCGAGCGCGTAAGGCAGGGCGAGGCCCTGAAGCGGGACCGGGACTGCCTGCTTGATGAGATAGCACGGCGCACGCGGGAGGAAACCTATGCCATTGCCCGCAAGACCCTGTCCGACCTGGCAGGGGCGAGCTTCGACGAGCGCGCCGGCCAGGTCTTCGCGGACCGGGTTCGCTCCATGGACGAGCCTTCGCGCTCCGATCTGATTGCCGATGCCAAGTCCGGACCGCTGCGGGTGCGCAGCGCTTTTGAGTTGTCCGAAGAAAGCAGGGCCACAGTGCGTTCAGCCCTGGAGGAAGTCCTGGAGGGGAGCGCAAAGGTGCACTTTGAAATCGATCCGGACCTCATCGGCGGCGTCGAGATCCTGACCGGAAACCGCAAGATTTCCTGGAGCATAGAGGAATATCTGACCCGGATGCAAAAGAGCATGGACGAGCTGTTTTCCGCATCCGAAGCTGCCGCTCCCGCAGACGATGGGAGGGGCGCATGA